TTTCCAGAGAATCAAGCAGCAACTCTTTTTCGCGCGCTTCTTTGACCAAAACCAGATATTCGGCCATCTTGCGGCCAAGTCGTTCCCAGCAGGCATGTCGATCGTAAAACTCGTTCAATACGCGGTTAGGCAAAACAATTGTTTCAGTTTTTTCAAGAGCCTGAATGAAGAAGGGACAAGGCGCTTGCAGAATTAATGAATGGAAAGAACCGGCAAAGCCGTTCTCCATAGAAAAATGTTTGTTGAATTCTTTCCCATCTTCGGTGCAATAGAAAAATCTGACCAATCCTTTGTTGATGAAGTAAAAGTT
This is a stretch of genomic DNA from Anaerolineae bacterium. It encodes these proteins:
- a CDS encoding Crp/Fnr family transcriptional regulator, which translates into the protein MKDQKGLEKFKGVVDQIVSVPESEWEHFVQHLSERIFEKNDYLVRAGDVVNNFYFINKGLVRFFYCTEDGKEFNKHFSMENGFAGSFHSLILQAPCPFFIQALEKTETIVLPNRVLNEFYDRHACWERLGRKMAEYLVLVKEAREKELLLDSLEIRYQRFLKEFPGLVDRIPQYHIASFLGVTDVALSRIRKKIK